GAACTTCCAGTGAACAGAGATAATAGTCCATACGTCACCAGCTGTAACGTAAATGCAATCCCCAGCAAAAAGGCATTGCCCCGACGATCCGCAAGCCGACCACCAATAATGCCAAAGATCGCCGCCACTAACGCACCGGGGAACATGACCAAACCAATCTGAAAGGAACTCATCCCGTTCACACTGCTAAGTAGCTGTGGAATCAGATACGGCACACACAGATTGAATACTAGCATGAGACAGGCAATCACCAACGTGATCGTATAATTCCGATTCGCAAACATAGCGAGATCAATGAAAGGCGCTTCTCCTCGTTTCCGTCTACTATGCCAGACGAAGATAATCCCTAGCATAATGGTCAGCAAGCCGAGTAGTATACTTGTATTCGTAATTGCCAACAATAAGAGCGTAACGCTTAATGCGAGCAGCACTCCGCCTACTGCATCCATCTGTGTCGCTTCGGTCTGATCGCGATTCAAGTATTTACGAAAACATGGGATTGTTACCAACGAGAGCAAGCTGATCGCAAATAAATACCGCCAATCGGCAAAGCTCGTCACTAGACCACCAACAATTGGACCTAATGCTGTACCAAGCGCCATGCCGGATGACGTAATGCCTAGTGCTCGTCCACGCTGCTCTGCTTGGACATATCGAATTGGAATCACCATAGAGGAAGCGGGGATCACTGAAGCCCCTGCTGATTGCAGCACCCGCCCAGCAACGACCATGGCATAATTTTGCGCTAGAAATCCTAATAGTGATCCTATGGCAAACACAAGCAGACCGAAGGTCAGTAGATTTTTTAACTTATAGCGGTCAGCCAGCTTGCCGTAGGTGACGGAACCAATCGCATAGATGATAATATAGCCAGTCACGACCCAGCTCACCTGCGAGCTAGTCAGTTGAAATTCTGTTCGCAGTGCTGGTAACGCCACATTAAACATGGTGGAGTTCATAACCGATAGAATCATAGCAAATGCGAGAATGTAGATGATTTTCATGAAATTATTCCTTTAGTTGGATTGATGAGAATTAGGTGGTGCAACGACTTTTAGATCAAGCGTATCCATATTCGCCATCACCCGATCCATACGCACTGGTCCAGCTTCATTCGGAAACATATGATACTCATACTCATCGCCCAGTAGACGGAAAAATGGTTCAAACAAGCCGCTAACTAGCAACCCGACCACTTGTGTAAAATGATCGTTTAATCGGTAGGAATGTACCGTTCCGGCAGGTACATGCAAAAAGTCGCCGGGAAACAGTTGTACCTCTTGATCATTTGCCCACATCGTCATATTGCCACGAGTACAGAAGAAGGTCTCGGTGTGATGCTCGTGGTAATGGGAGACAATCTCATCGCCTTTCGGTCCATCGCTGGCAACGACGATGTATTCGCCGCCAGTCGTTTGCTGCGTAGCCAGCAGACGGTGTAGCTGATCGCCAGTCAAGAGCCGAATCCCTTCCCCGCTCTCCAGTACATAACTGGTCACTTCACGAGGCACATGATCATGATCCACCAGTGAATAGGCGGGAAACTCGCGATGGATGGCAATGGAATCATCGACTCTGTGGAATACGATGTCTGCTTGCTCCTCTGCCTGACGAAGCTGCTGCTCATCATACGCATGCTGACTGACTGGGGGATATTCAATATGTGGATATGGCTCACCAATGATCGGATAAATCACTGTAGAATCTCCGCTAACAGAATAGGAAATAAAGCGATTCCGATGTCCGATCATCCGGTACGCATGCTCGGTACCCGGTGCAATATGCGCATAATCACCGGGCAGGAGCAAATGACTTTGCCCATCCAGCAATAGCTGTACTTTTCCTTCCAATACATACATGGATTCAAAGGTGTGCTGGTGTCTGTGCAGCGGGAAACTCTCTCCTTTTGCGCCGCCGATGATTGCAGCTGCAAATGTGCCACCTGTACTTTGTTCATTGGCAATAATCGTTGCCACCTGATTGCCGAACAAATAGCGTTCACCTTCGCCACGTCGCAGTAGATACGGTATGCTCTCCTTAGGTAAATGAGTGATAAGAGTAGATGTTGTCATCATATGCCTCCTTGAAAAAGTAATATGCCACGCTAATGAATCAACGATGCCCGATCGATTACTTTCTCATTGTAGCCAACTACACAAATTTGAAATATAGTTAAAGGCGACGTATCTATGGGCAATTACGACATGAATACATAACAAGCATACGTAGGAGAGATCTATCATGAATCGACATAGAGTACCGTATACACGACATCCATTTGAGCCTAATCATCCACTGTCTTTTATTAAAATTGATGTGGATCATTCGTATCAGCAGCATGCACATCATTTTTATGAAGTGATGTATATTTCCGAGGGGCAAGGGATTTTGTTTATTGAGCGGCAATCATTGCAGGTATCGGAAGGAGATTTATTTTTCATTCCACCGGGCATACCGCATATGCTGCAAAAGCAAGATCAGGATGTGAATGTACGCCCGCTGCAAATGCTGAACTGCCTGTTGCTACCGGAGGTGTTGGAGCCGCAATGTCAGGAGGATCAACCGTCGTGGGATACGGAATTTGAGCAGATGGCAGCCTTTTTCCGACAACGTAATTCTTGGCTCGGTTATCGGGAACAACAGCACGAATTTGCCCGCATTATGTATAGTATGCAGGCGAATCAGCAGAATATGCCGCTTGGCTATCGGCATAAGCAGTATATTTTGCTGCTTGATCTGCTGCATACTTTATATATTCAGCATCAATTCAGCTACCCTACAGCACAGACAAAGGTGGATCATCCAGCTGAGTTTGCGATCAGCTATATTGAGACCCATTATCGCGATCCACTGCGACTGGATGCACTGTGCAGCTGGATCGGTGTCAGTCCACGCCATTTGCAGCGACTGATCAAACAAGCAACCGGGCAGACATTTGTCCAAGTATTGCAACATGTACGGATGCTGCATAGCTGTGAGCTACTGCTCGAAACGGATTGGAGTGTGCAGACCGTCGCTGCGGAGGTAGGCATTCAGGATATGAAGTATTTTTATCGAATATTCAAGCAGCATTGCGGGATGACGCCTTCGCGGTTTCGGACAAAGCATAGTTCTAGAGAAACCATCTAGCCATATACGTAGAGTTCTCCTTTGTCCAAGGAAACTCCATCACATAATTAGCAGTACAGCAAAAAACCGGAGGTGGATTCCCTCCGGCTCTTTTGTATAATTTCATCTCGATGAATATAGATTCATGTATAGCAGGCATACGATGCTTAATTTATTGCGGCGCATCATGATCAATCGTTTCGAGTGGCAGACGTACGTCAGTGGTGCTAGAGTTGTCGCACTTATTCTTCGCTATTGCAAAAGCAATCGTTGCCAAACCAGCGAGTGCCAGCGTAGTAATGATCGGATGACGATTGGCTTCCACATAGAGACTGCCCTTACGAATATGCCCTTCATGCGTACCTCGTTCATGCAGCCCGTAGCCCGGCTTGTATAGAGCACTCGTTTCCTTCGGATTGGACGGACGCGACTTGGATTGCTGACCGCGGAACATAAACGCTTCAAAAATAATATCTGTTAGACGTGGCAGCGCATTGCCAAACGATGCGCCTACACGTGCTTGCGAACCGACAAACATATCACGTTTTGGATGCTCGGCAGCATACAGGATGGCACGTGCTACTGCCTGTGGCGGATAAATCATACCACGGTGAGCCGGCTGCTTGTCCAGATAGCTATGCGCATGTTCGTTATACGGTGTATCGATTCGCCCCGGATGAATGAGCGTAACGGATACTGGAGCCTTTTCCTTTTCCAATTCCATACGCAGATTTTCTGTCC
The DNA window shown above is from Paenibacillus sp. JQZ6Y-1 and carries:
- a CDS encoding SDR family oxidoreductase; the encoded protein is MAISLKKLKDQVIVITGASSGIGLVTARMAAAKGAKVVVAARNEEAIIQLAAELRGKGYPATWVTADVGKEEDVQRIADTAIRTFGRFDTWINNAGVSIFGKATEVSIDDMKRMFDTVYWGVVYGSRVAVQHFAERGVPGALINVGSIFGDRGVVLQSTYSSAKFAVHGWTENLRMELEKEKAPVSVTLIHPGRIDTPYNEHAHSYLDKQPAHRGMIYPPQAVARAILYAAEHPKRDMFVGSQARVGASFGNALPRLTDIIFEAFMFRGQQSKSRPSNPKETSALYKPGYGLHERGTHEGHIRKGSLYVEANRHPIITTLALAGLATIAFAIAKNKCDNSSTTDVRLPLETIDHDAPQ
- a CDS encoding MFS transporter, translated to MKIIYILAFAMILSVMNSTMFNVALPALRTEFQLTSSQVSWVVTGYIIIYAIGSVTYGKLADRYKLKNLLTFGLLVFAIGSLLGFLAQNYAMVVAGRVLQSAGASVIPASSMVIPIRYVQAEQRGRALGITSSGMALGTALGPIVGGLVTSFADWRYLFAISLLSLVTIPCFRKYLNRDQTEATQMDAVGGVLLALSVTLLLLAITNTSILLGLLTIMLGIIFVWHSRRKRGEAPFIDLAMFANRNYTITLVIACLMLVFNLCVPYLIPQLLSSVNGMSSFQIGLVMFPGALVAAIFGIIGGRLADRRGNAFLLGIAFTLQLVTYGLLSLFTGSSYVVIMLLLVLGNTGLTFAQVGIANTVSRTLIGSQVGVGMGMYMMLSFICGAVGTTVLGLLLDHGYSGWAPNAVLRMPQGSVFSVIFLVFAVWIGVVFAGGFSLLRRGESDRENEQKVDITER
- a CDS encoding quercetin 2,3-dioxygenase; the encoded protein is MTTSTLITHLPKESIPYLLRRGEGERYLFGNQVATIIANEQSTGGTFAAAIIGGAKGESFPLHRHQHTFESMYVLEGKVQLLLDGQSHLLLPGDYAHIAPGTEHAYRMIGHRNRFISYSVSGDSTVIYPIIGEPYPHIEYPPVSQHAYDEQQLRQAEEQADIVFHRVDDSIAIHREFPAYSLVDHDHVPREVTSYVLESGEGIRLLTGDQLHRLLATQQTTGGEYIVVASDGPKGDEIVSHYHEHHTETFFCTRGNMTMWANDQEVQLFPGDFLHVPAGTVHSYRLNDHFTQVVGLLVSGLFEPFFRLLGDEYEYHMFPNEAGPVRMDRVMANMDTLDLKVVAPPNSHQSN
- a CDS encoding AraC family transcriptional regulator — encoded protein: MNRHRVPYTRHPFEPNHPLSFIKIDVDHSYQQHAHHFYEVMYISEGQGILFIERQSLQVSEGDLFFIPPGIPHMLQKQDQDVNVRPLQMLNCLLLPEVLEPQCQEDQPSWDTEFEQMAAFFRQRNSWLGYREQQHEFARIMYSMQANQQNMPLGYRHKQYILLLDLLHTLYIQHQFSYPTAQTKVDHPAEFAISYIETHYRDPLRLDALCSWIGVSPRHLQRLIKQATGQTFVQVLQHVRMLHSCELLLETDWSVQTVAAEVGIQDMKYFYRIFKQHCGMTPSRFRTKHSSRETI